A genomic window from Cupriavidus metallidurans CH34 includes:
- a CDS encoding AI-2E family transporter, producing the protein MLQTRLSIPTISRTLIDVYIRFGLILLLAISCFEIFKPFISLMAWSVILAITLYPLQTYLRGKIFDGEGRTATLIVFLVICIILVPSCLLGIALIDSVEHALEIARSGNIRIPPPSESVAAWPFVGKQLYGFWHLASTDFASLAEKLAPQIKVVALALLGTARGVGVGLLIFVAALMIAGIFMAYGELGTRSAIQIASRISGPERGPRLTVLCTATVRAVAQGVVGIAFIQMLLIGVAFVMKGVPGAGLLALAVLLLGIMQLPATLITIPVIIFVIATEGVSGMNIVFAVYVFIAGLADNVLKPMLLGRGVDVPMPVVLIGALGGMVSGGVIGLFVGPVVLAVGYQLFWQWVEDTQQQAIEGGEAVASGEAVEGGQASGRTESGPAAG; encoded by the coding sequence ATGCTGCAAACACGTCTTTCGATCCCTACGATCTCTCGTACGCTGATCGACGTATATATCCGCTTCGGCCTGATCTTGTTGCTGGCGATATCTTGCTTCGAGATCTTCAAGCCGTTCATCAGCCTGATGGCGTGGTCAGTGATCCTGGCGATCACGCTTTATCCGCTGCAGACGTACCTGCGGGGCAAGATCTTTGATGGAGAGGGCCGCACGGCCACCCTGATCGTCTTCCTGGTCATCTGCATCATTCTCGTGCCCTCGTGCCTGCTCGGCATTGCATTGATCGACTCGGTCGAACACGCATTGGAGATCGCGCGCAGCGGCAACATCCGGATTCCGCCACCGTCCGAATCGGTAGCGGCCTGGCCGTTTGTGGGCAAGCAACTCTACGGCTTCTGGCACCTGGCCTCCACCGACTTCGCCTCGCTGGCTGAAAAGCTGGCGCCACAGATCAAGGTGGTGGCGCTGGCCTTGCTCGGCACAGCGCGTGGCGTGGGCGTCGGGCTGCTGATCTTCGTGGCGGCGCTCATGATCGCGGGCATCTTCATGGCCTACGGCGAACTCGGCACGCGCAGCGCGATTCAGATTGCCTCCCGCATCTCCGGGCCAGAGCGCGGCCCCCGCCTTACCGTGCTGTGCACGGCCACCGTGCGCGCGGTCGCGCAGGGTGTGGTGGGCATTGCATTCATCCAGATGCTGCTGATCGGTGTCGCCTTCGTTATGAAGGGTGTGCCGGGGGCAGGGCTGCTGGCGCTGGCGGTGCTGCTGCTCGGCATCATGCAGTTGCCGGCCACGCTGATCACCATTCCCGTGATCATCTTCGTGATCGCGACCGAGGGCGTCAGCGGCATGAACATCGTCTTCGCCGTCTACGTGTTCATCGCCGGCCTGGCGGATAACGTGCTCAAGCCGATGCTGCTGGGCCGTGGTGTGGATGTGCCGATGCCGGTGGTGTTGATCGGCGCGCTTGGCGGCATGGTCAGCGGAGGCGTAATCGGGCTCTTCGTCGGCCCTGTGGTGCTCGCGGTTGGATACCAATTGTTCTGGCAGTGGGTGGAAGACACCCAGCAGCAAGCCATCGAAGGCGGCGAGGCCGTGGCGAGTGGTGAGGCCGTGGAGGGTGGCCAGGCGTCGGGACGTACCGAAAGCGGTCCGGCTGCCGGATAG
- a CDS encoding efflux transporter outer membrane subunit, translating to MLPQGRVFRCWMLAATMLAGCARVGPDFQPQHETWSGQWTSEAIGQASEAGDQPDMRQWWQVFNDPVLEHLITEADANDAGVRIAGLRVMEARAQLGMALAGRYPQMQQAGADAMYVHSRQSGPTAQTARVWEYSAGVDVGWELDFWGKFARAIESADAAYFAAQANHENVLVLLHAQLAQTYYALRTAEARVRIARENARLQKRSYEITERLFKAGESDELDLQQAKTQYFGTLSSIPELERQIALSRNAVAILLGRPPGPIPELGEASGKEGVLPRIDRAILQDVPANLLLRRPDIRAAEFQIAAQSAQIGVAKADLYPSVTLVGSIGWSATSLPGTQNGLLLVGGPSLRWNIFDYGRIHNNVRVQDARLQQLILTYQNDVRVAAREADDAASGLLKALEREEILREAAYSAERSLTLANTLFKEGYSDFQRVLDAQRALFAQQDAYLVNRSNAVGYLIDLYKALGGGWYSEQPLVDPATRDQMRQRTDWGDLLDEPPRTPPTSNNTTAKATGSQRQ from the coding sequence ATGTTGCCCCAGGGCCGCGTGTTCCGTTGCTGGATGCTGGCCGCGACGATGCTCGCCGGCTGCGCGCGCGTTGGCCCGGATTTCCAGCCGCAGCACGAGACGTGGAGCGGCCAATGGACCAGCGAGGCGATCGGGCAGGCCAGCGAGGCGGGTGACCAACCGGATATGCGCCAATGGTGGCAGGTCTTCAACGACCCGGTGCTCGAACACCTGATCACCGAGGCCGATGCCAATGACGCCGGGGTTCGGATTGCCGGCCTGCGGGTCATGGAAGCCCGGGCGCAACTTGGCATGGCGCTGGCTGGCCGGTATCCCCAGATGCAGCAGGCGGGCGCGGATGCCATGTACGTTCACAGCCGCCAATCCGGGCCAACTGCGCAAACCGCTCGCGTCTGGGAGTACAGCGCGGGTGTCGATGTCGGCTGGGAACTCGACTTCTGGGGGAAATTCGCCCGGGCGATCGAGTCCGCCGATGCCGCGTACTTCGCGGCCCAGGCGAATCACGAGAACGTACTGGTACTGCTTCACGCACAACTCGCGCAGACCTATTACGCATTGCGCACCGCGGAAGCCCGCGTGCGGATAGCGCGGGAGAACGCCCGACTGCAGAAGCGCAGCTATGAGATCACCGAGCGATTGTTCAAGGCCGGCGAAAGCGACGAACTGGACCTGCAACAAGCCAAGACGCAGTACTTCGGCACATTGAGCAGCATTCCCGAACTGGAGCGGCAGATTGCGCTCTCGCGCAACGCCGTGGCGATCCTGCTGGGGAGGCCACCCGGCCCGATTCCCGAGTTGGGCGAGGCATCGGGCAAGGAGGGCGTGTTGCCCCGGATCGATCGGGCGATTCTGCAAGACGTGCCCGCCAACCTGTTGCTGCGCCGACCGGACATCCGGGCCGCCGAGTTCCAGATCGCGGCGCAGTCGGCCCAGATCGGCGTGGCGAAGGCGGACCTGTATCCATCGGTGACGCTCGTCGGCAGCATCGGCTGGTCCGCGACTTCGCTGCCCGGGACGCAGAACGGCCTGCTGCTGGTGGGCGGCCCCAGCCTTCGCTGGAACATCTTCGACTATGGCCGGATCCACAACAACGTGCGCGTGCAGGATGCCCGGCTCCAGCAACTGATCCTCACCTACCAGAACGACGTGCGCGTGGCGGCGCGCGAGGCCGACGATGCGGCCAGCGGCCTGCTCAAGGCACTCGAACGCGAAGAAATCCTGCGTGAGGCCGCGTATTCTGCGGAACGCTCGCTGACGCTGGCCAACACCCTGTTCAAGGAGGGGTACTCCGACTTCCAGCGCGTGCTCGATGCCCAGCGGGCGTTGTTCGCCCAGCAGGACGCCTATCTGGTCAATCGCAGCAACGCCGTTGGCTATCTGATCGACCTTTACAAGGCCCTTGGCGGTGGCTGGTACAGCGAGCAGCCGTTGGTCGACCCAGCCACCCGCGACCAGATGCGGCAGCGTACCGATTGGGGAGACCTGCTGGACGAGCCGCCGCGCACGCCGCCGACATCCAATAACACCACGGCCAAAGCCACCGGGAGCCAACGCCAATGA
- a CDS encoding HlyD family secretion protein, producing the protein MSDASDANAPATPPASPGPAASGDASGKGVRWVVIAIVLSLVWYLLADRFTPYTQQARVQAFVIPVASEVSGRVTQVPVHNNQNVEVGTVLFEVDPQQYRIALDRARADFESTRRQIGANTAGIDSARESLRAAQANELKARQDSERLERLYREDPGTVSVRRLEVARATHTQAVSQVGAARAEVERAKEQQGGSEENNAKLRSAAAAVEKAELDLSNAKIRARTGGLVTDLQTEVGRFAGAGSPVMTLIAIQDIWITADLTENNLGHVEPGTPVAIVLDALPGKVLEGKVRSIGYGVSTGQSPPPGSLPTVQNSRDWLRPAQRFPVIVDIDPGQLSSLRGVRVGGQAEVMAFPTSGNPLNPLGRLYIRLMSWLSYVY; encoded by the coding sequence ATGAGTGACGCCAGTGATGCGAATGCGCCAGCCACGCCGCCTGCCTCGCCAGGCCCGGCGGCATCCGGAGACGCGTCGGGAAAAGGGGTGCGGTGGGTTGTCATCGCGATCGTGCTCAGTCTGGTCTGGTATCTGCTGGCCGACCGCTTCACGCCTTATACCCAGCAGGCGCGTGTGCAGGCGTTCGTGATTCCAGTGGCTTCAGAAGTGTCTGGCCGCGTCACCCAGGTGCCGGTTCACAACAACCAGAATGTGGAGGTCGGCACCGTGCTGTTCGAGGTCGACCCACAGCAGTACCGGATCGCGCTGGACCGCGCCCGCGCCGATTTCGAATCCACGCGCCGGCAGATCGGCGCGAACACGGCGGGCATCGATTCCGCGCGCGAATCGCTGCGAGCGGCGCAGGCCAACGAGCTCAAGGCGCGACAGGACAGCGAGCGGCTTGAGCGTCTGTATCGGGAAGACCCCGGCACGGTTTCCGTGCGGCGGCTGGAGGTGGCGCGCGCCACGCACACGCAGGCCGTCAGCCAGGTCGGCGCGGCCCGCGCCGAGGTCGAACGGGCCAAGGAGCAGCAGGGCGGCAGCGAAGAGAACAACGCCAAGCTGCGCAGCGCCGCTGCGGCGGTTGAAAAGGCGGAGCTCGATCTGTCCAATGCCAAGATCCGGGCGCGTACCGGCGGGCTGGTCACCGACCTGCAAACGGAAGTCGGCCGTTTTGCCGGCGCCGGCAGCCCGGTCATGACGCTGATCGCGATCCAGGATATCTGGATTACCGCCGACCTCACCGAAAACAACCTGGGCCACGTAGAGCCGGGCACGCCCGTGGCCATCGTACTCGACGCGCTGCCGGGCAAGGTGCTCGAAGGCAAGGTGCGCAGCATTGGCTACGGCGTGAGCACCGGCCAGAGCCCGCCACCAGGCAGCCTGCCGACGGTGCAGAACAGCCGCGACTGGCTGCGGCCCGCGCAACGCTTTCCGGTGATCGTCGATATCGATCCGGGGCAACTCTCTTCGCTGCGCGGCGTGCGCGTGGGCGGCCAGGCCGAAGTGATGGCGTTCCCGACCTCAGGCAACCCGCTCAATCCGTTGGGCCGGCTGTACATCCGCCTGATGAGCTGGCTGTCCTATGTCTACTGA
- a CDS encoding DUF2955 domain-containing protein, translating into MSTDAGASAAATAATAARSRRALRLAVGTALCLATSFGFQWAIPMVAPVLAVFLFATVGRPLPAKAGLALALLVIATTGTGLLLIPFLRHAPLSGVLMTALGLFLAFRYGLRGGNGLVSTFLVAGIALISVAGTADMGLALSVIGALARGLLLGVVMLAVCHWLIPEPGTATPAAKPPAPVASDADWMAWRATLVVMPAFLLAMADPAGYLPIVMKAVSLGRQSCTTARSAATELLGSTLLGGLLAILFWFALGLSVNLWMFFLWTILFALVVARRLFAIRPTRATPGFWLNSLVTMIILLGQSVEDSAAGKDVYHAFAVRMGLFIGVSLYGVFMLRWLDHRRQRTVSTASTTI; encoded by the coding sequence ATGTCTACTGACGCAGGCGCATCGGCCGCCGCCACTGCCGCAACCGCGGCGCGGTCCCGGCGCGCGTTGCGCCTGGCTGTCGGCACCGCGCTCTGTCTGGCGACCAGCTTCGGTTTCCAATGGGCGATTCCGATGGTTGCGCCCGTGCTGGCCGTGTTCCTGTTCGCCACGGTAGGGCGCCCGCTGCCCGCCAAGGCGGGGCTGGCGCTGGCGCTGCTTGTCATTGCGACCACTGGAACCGGACTGCTGCTGATCCCGTTCCTGCGGCACGCGCCGCTGAGTGGGGTGCTGATGACCGCGCTCGGCCTGTTCCTGGCCTTCCGTTACGGCCTGCGCGGCGGCAACGGGCTCGTGTCGACGTTCCTTGTGGCAGGCATTGCGCTGATCTCGGTGGCCGGCACCGCCGACATGGGACTCGCTCTCAGCGTGATTGGCGCGCTGGCCCGGGGGCTGCTGCTCGGCGTGGTGATGTTGGCGGTCTGCCATTGGCTGATTCCGGAGCCTGGCACGGCCACGCCCGCGGCCAAACCACCCGCGCCGGTTGCCAGCGACGCGGACTGGATGGCGTGGCGCGCGACGCTGGTCGTCATGCCGGCCTTCCTGCTGGCCATGGCCGATCCGGCCGGCTACCTGCCCATCGTCATGAAGGCCGTCAGCCTGGGCCGGCAAAGCTGCACGACGGCGCGTAGCGCCGCGACCGAACTGCTCGGGTCCACGCTGCTTGGCGGGCTACTTGCGATCTTGTTCTGGTTCGCGCTTGGCCTGTCCGTCAATCTGTGGATGTTCTTTCTCTGGACGATCCTGTTCGCGCTGGTGGTTGCCCGCCGGCTCTTCGCGATCCGACCGACACGCGCCACCCCGGGATTCTGGCTCAACAGCCTGGTGACGATGATCATCCTGCTTGGACAGTCGGTGGAAGACAGCGCGGCAGGCAAGGATGTCTACCATGCGTTCGCCGTCCGCATGGGACTGTTCATCGGCGTGTCGCTCTATGGCGTATTCATGCTGCGATGGCTCGACCATCGGCGGCAGCGAACCGTGTCCACGGCATCGACAACGATCTAA
- a CDS encoding potassium channel family protein encodes MRVHLLVAAPVMLLCLILQGVVVAICLRRYARYRKRWEGREALWMEIALLMAVMLLTLVCNIVQIAIWAVLFLMLGEFQSFVPALYHSSVNFATLGYGDIVMSERWRMLGPIEAANGILMFGMSTSLMTAAVLDVIKSNMARLMDQAKP; translated from the coding sequence ATGCGCGTACACCTGCTGGTCGCCGCACCCGTGATGCTGTTGTGCCTGATCCTGCAAGGCGTGGTGGTGGCGATCTGCCTGCGCCGCTATGCGCGCTATCGCAAACGCTGGGAAGGGCGCGAGGCGCTATGGATGGAGATCGCGCTGCTGATGGCGGTGATGCTGCTGACGCTGGTCTGCAACATCGTGCAGATCGCGATCTGGGCCGTGCTGTTCCTGATGCTGGGCGAGTTCCAGAGCTTCGTGCCAGCGCTGTATCACTCCAGCGTCAACTTCGCCACGCTCGGCTATGGCGATATCGTCATGTCCGAGCGCTGGCGCATGCTGGGGCCAATCGAGGCAGCCAACGGCATCCTGATGTTCGGCATGTCGACGTCACTGATGACGGCTGCCGTGCTCGATGTCATCAAGAGCAACATGGCCAGGCTGATGGATCAGGCGAAGCCCTGA
- a CDS encoding AraC family transcriptional regulator — protein sequence MRTLVRAAALTNFFEVAAAEGLNPQPLLRQAGLTRALLTDPEQRVPVDACAVLLEAAADASSCLTFGLRMAESRQLSDFGLMSLLISQQPTLRDALDTIIRYRHLVNESVAIMVESAGKVVMIRQEVVLGAPSRQATELALGVVFRLCRALLGAHWHPLSVNFTHAAPPDLQVHRRLFGCPLEFGSEFSGIVCLAADLDAPNPTGDPAMARHAQRLVDTLPRVNEASIGREVRNAVYLMLPMGRASCEAVAQGLGLSLRTMQRQLDEAGESFTDILSEVRRDLAQRYVGNPDYSLLRVSELLGYGSASSFTRWFSTQFGEAPLAWRRRHSVNR from the coding sequence TTGAGAACACTGGTGCGCGCTGCGGCACTGACCAATTTCTTCGAGGTGGCGGCGGCGGAAGGCCTGAACCCACAGCCCTTGCTCCGGCAGGCCGGATTGACACGCGCGCTGCTGACCGATCCCGAGCAGCGGGTTCCGGTGGACGCGTGCGCGGTATTGCTGGAGGCCGCGGCGGATGCATCGTCCTGCCTCACCTTCGGGCTGCGCATGGCGGAGTCCCGGCAGTTATCGGATTTCGGCCTGATGAGCCTGCTGATCAGCCAGCAGCCCACGCTGCGTGACGCGCTCGACACGATCATTCGTTACCGTCACCTGGTCAATGAGTCCGTGGCAATCATGGTGGAGTCGGCCGGCAAGGTGGTCATGATCCGGCAGGAGGTGGTGCTCGGCGCGCCTTCCCGACAAGCCACCGAACTGGCCCTGGGCGTGGTGTTTCGCTTGTGCCGCGCCCTGCTCGGCGCGCATTGGCATCCACTCAGCGTCAACTTTACCCATGCCGCGCCGCCCGACCTGCAGGTGCACCGCCGGTTGTTCGGATGCCCACTGGAGTTCGGCAGCGAGTTCAGCGGCATTGTCTGCCTGGCGGCAGACCTCGACGCGCCAAATCCGACCGGCGACCCGGCCATGGCTCGCCATGCGCAGCGACTGGTGGATACCCTGCCCCGTGTGAACGAGGCGTCGATCGGGCGTGAAGTGCGCAATGCGGTGTACCTGATGCTGCCAATGGGTCGCGCCAGCTGCGAGGCCGTGGCCCAGGGGCTGGGCCTGAGCTTGCGGACCATGCAACGGCAACTCGACGAAGCCGGCGAATCGTTCACCGACATCCTGAGCGAGGTGCGCCGCGATCTGGCGCAGCGGTACGTCGGCAATCCGGACTACTCCCTGCTACGCGTTTCGGAATTGCTCGGCTATGGTTCAGCCAGTTCCTTCACGCGATGGTTTTCCACCCAGTTCGGGGAAGCCCCCCTGGCATGGCGCCGGCGCCACAGTGTCAACCGGTGA
- a CDS encoding quinone oxidoreductase family protein: MAKVVRMYETGGPEVLRYEDMEVGDPGPGQVRIRHVAVGLNYADTYFRNGTYPVPLPAGMGVEASGVVQAIGPDVTNVAVGDRVTYTGFLNTLGAYSTERLVPAAPLIRLPENIGFETAAAMTMRGLTSAYLMRRIYAFKRGDTILLHAAAGGVGLIVSQWAKLQGLNVIGTVSSEAKAEVARAHGCDHIINYSHEDVAKRVRELTDGVGATVVFDSVGKNTFMASLDSLKRRGLLVCVGTASGPIPPFDPVLLAMKGSVYVTRPALADYIADPGEKAELAGELFDHVGAGRIRIEINQRYALEDAVQAHRDLESRKTTGSSIFVV; this comes from the coding sequence ATGGCAAAAGTCGTGCGCATGTATGAGACCGGCGGACCCGAGGTCCTTCGCTACGAAGACATGGAAGTGGGTGATCCGGGCCCGGGACAGGTGCGCATTCGCCACGTGGCGGTTGGCCTGAACTACGCGGATACATACTTCCGCAATGGTACCTATCCGGTACCGCTTCCCGCGGGCATGGGCGTGGAAGCCTCCGGTGTGGTGCAGGCCATCGGCCCGGACGTGACCAACGTCGCTGTCGGCGATCGCGTGACGTACACCGGCTTCCTGAACACGCTGGGCGCCTACAGCACCGAGCGTCTGGTGCCGGCCGCGCCGCTGATCCGCCTGCCGGAGAACATCGGCTTCGAGACCGCCGCCGCAATGACGATGCGCGGCCTGACCTCCGCCTACCTGATGCGCCGCATCTACGCGTTCAAGCGCGGCGATACGATTCTGCTGCACGCTGCGGCAGGCGGCGTCGGTCTGATCGTGTCCCAGTGGGCCAAGCTGCAGGGCCTTAACGTGATCGGCACCGTGTCGTCCGAGGCCAAGGCCGAGGTGGCACGCGCGCATGGTTGCGATCACATCATCAACTACAGCCACGAGGACGTGGCCAAGCGCGTGCGCGAACTGACCGATGGCGTGGGCGCCACGGTGGTGTTCGATAGCGTCGGCAAGAACACGTTCATGGCGTCGCTCGATTCGCTCAAGCGCCGTGGGCTGCTGGTCTGCGTGGGCACCGCGTCGGGCCCGATCCCGCCGTTCGATCCCGTACTGCTGGCCATGAAGGGCTCGGTCTACGTGACGCGTCCGGCATTGGCCGACTACATCGCGGACCCGGGCGAAAAGGCGGAACTGGCCGGAGAACTGTTCGACCACGTGGGTGCCGGCCGCATCCGTATCGAGATCAACCAGCGCTACGCACTGGAAGACGCCGTGCAGGCTCACCGCGACCTGGAATCGCGCAAGACCACCGGTTCGTCGATTTTCGTCGTCTGA
- a CDS encoding TauD/TfdA dioxygenase family protein, which translates to MQVKPLTCAIGAELVGVNLADAIKSDDLFAEIRAQLLKHRVVFLRDQTFSRAEHVAFARRFGELEDHPVAGSDPEHPGLVRIYKSPDQPNDRYENAWHSDTTWREAPQFGAVLRCVECPPVGGDTMWANMALAYENLPDHIKSQIADLRARHSIEASFGAVMPIEKRLALKERYPDAEHPVVRTHPDTGEKILYVNAFTTHFTNYHTPARVRFGQDGNPGATDLLRYLISQAYIPEYQVRWRWQPNSVAIWDNTATQHYAVMDYPPCYRKMERAGIIGSVPF; encoded by the coding sequence ATGCAAGTCAAACCACTGACCTGTGCCATCGGTGCCGAACTGGTTGGCGTCAACCTGGCTGACGCGATCAAGAGCGACGATCTGTTCGCCGAAATCCGCGCGCAGCTACTGAAACACCGCGTGGTGTTCCTGCGCGACCAGACCTTCAGCCGCGCCGAGCATGTTGCGTTCGCGCGCCGCTTCGGCGAACTCGAGGATCACCCAGTGGCGGGCAGCGATCCGGAGCATCCGGGCCTGGTCCGCATCTACAAGTCGCCGGACCAGCCGAACGACCGCTACGAGAACGCGTGGCACTCCGACACCACCTGGCGCGAGGCCCCGCAGTTCGGCGCAGTGCTGCGGTGCGTGGAATGCCCGCCCGTGGGCGGCGACACGATGTGGGCGAACATGGCCCTCGCATACGAGAACCTGCCCGACCATATCAAGTCCCAGATCGCCGACCTGCGCGCGCGCCACAGCATCGAAGCCAGCTTCGGTGCCGTGATGCCGATCGAGAAGCGGCTGGCGCTCAAGGAGCGCTATCCCGATGCCGAGCACCCCGTGGTCCGCACCCATCCGGACACCGGCGAGAAGATCCTCTACGTGAACGCCTTCACCACGCACTTCACGAACTACCACACCCCAGCGCGCGTGCGCTTTGGTCAGGATGGCAACCCGGGCGCGACGGACCTGCTGCGCTATCTGATCTCGCAGGCCTATATCCCTGAGTACCAGGTGCGCTGGCGCTGGCAGCCCAATAGCGTGGCGATCTGGGACAACACCGCCACACAGCATTACGCCGTGATGGACTATCCGCCTTGCTATCGCAAGATGGAGCGCGCGGGCATTATCGGCAGCGTGCCGTTCTGA